A portion of the Micromonospora tarapacensis genome contains these proteins:
- a CDS encoding tetratricopeptide repeat protein, with protein sequence MSVTEDRPLNGRCTLVVAAAGYGKTSAVRSWLGDRPVRWCDGAEAVQLATTGPAGLAAFCTRCAAGPAGDEPVWLVLDDVPRLSHRQLRTLLDAVELLPRRLRLVLLTRHPPATLRRRPAGLPAEVGPADLALSPDQVSAVLATDHGLADPALATRIHTATAGWPVLVALAAKTASASGADRDDLAGPGTPLESYLMREVLAEFAPQARRLLRDAAHLDPVHADLCQRLGHGRADRLLARMVRAGILNPLAAGGQEYRPVPVVADVVRRCLPLVPAETRRLHSRAATWYAERHCLVPALRSAERSGATEVTARLLTEHGAGLLASGGAETIVEACRSLPEHALSAGLLMLHGEALQIRGDFDAAIAGFGRLAADREDLVAGLAWRYGLVHYLRGEPRAALDIFRRGRLDAHPSTDNVRLLAWAAAAYWTTGDAGACRDHARRALAAAVEVGGDDALAAAHAALALEAKLRGDRPAADEHHEKALRAAEAAHDTVQVTRIRANRASALVGEGRYAEALDQLRPAVELAEASGYSAMLALALCNEGTAYFHLGQLAEATACYERAVPILQRMGSHKVAYALVGLGEVHALRGRASLARAAYEEALRASEPVDDQQARVPALAGLARVLAAEHAGTAIAMAERAVDLERGPDSATARLALGWVALETGDQARAAEVALTASDAARRHRDRAALAEALELRGAAATDPDDTRRSWREATAILRDIGARVATDRIAVLLGRLPGADPSERLGAHLATDRLAAVGVPPPDLRPAGPRARIGTLGRFELHLDGTAVPATAWQSRKARDLLRILAARRGRAISREQLGELLWPGQDPSRVGHRLSVALSTLRAVLDPDRRTPTDHFVVAAHTSLALDVAHAELDVEEFLTEAAHGLHLAERGEAEEARAILLLAERRYRGDFLADEPYDDWAQPTRDQARRVYLRVVRELASLARGRGQVDETVRLLGRALELEPYDEGVHGEFVGTLVAAGRHGEAGQAYRRYVEAMHAIGVRPRARNELTEAPR encoded by the coding sequence ATGAGCGTGACGGAGGATCGGCCGCTGAACGGCAGGTGCACCCTCGTCGTCGCCGCGGCCGGCTACGGCAAGACCAGCGCGGTACGGAGCTGGTTGGGTGACCGCCCGGTGCGCTGGTGCGACGGCGCGGAAGCCGTCCAGTTGGCCACCACCGGCCCGGCCGGACTGGCCGCCTTCTGCACCCGATGTGCCGCCGGCCCGGCCGGAGACGAACCGGTCTGGCTGGTCCTGGACGACGTGCCGCGGCTGTCCCACCGGCAGTTGCGCACGCTCCTGGACGCCGTGGAGTTGCTTCCGCGACGGCTGCGGCTCGTGCTGCTGACCCGGCATCCGCCGGCAACGCTCCGGCGTCGACCCGCGGGGCTGCCGGCCGAGGTCGGCCCGGCCGATCTGGCCCTCTCGCCCGACCAGGTGTCGGCCGTCCTGGCCACCGATCACGGCCTGGCCGATCCGGCGCTCGCGACCCGGATCCACACCGCGACCGCGGGCTGGCCGGTGCTGGTCGCGCTGGCCGCGAAGACGGCCAGCGCCAGTGGGGCGGACCGCGACGACCTGGCCGGCCCGGGTACGCCGCTGGAGTCGTACCTGATGCGGGAAGTGCTGGCGGAGTTCGCACCGCAGGCGCGCCGCCTGCTGCGGGACGCGGCGCATCTCGACCCGGTGCACGCCGATCTCTGCCAGCGTCTCGGGCACGGCCGGGCCGATCGTCTCCTGGCCCGGATGGTGCGCGCCGGCATCCTCAACCCGCTGGCGGCCGGCGGGCAGGAGTACCGTCCGGTGCCGGTCGTCGCCGACGTCGTCCGCCGCTGCCTCCCGCTGGTCCCCGCGGAGACGCGGCGCCTGCACTCGCGGGCGGCGACGTGGTACGCGGAGCGTCACTGCCTGGTGCCGGCGCTACGGTCGGCCGAAAGATCCGGTGCCACCGAGGTCACCGCGCGCCTCCTCACCGAGCACGGCGCGGGGTTGCTCGCCTCGGGCGGCGCCGAGACCATCGTCGAGGCGTGCCGGTCGCTGCCCGAGCACGCGCTCTCGGCCGGCCTGCTGATGCTGCACGGCGAGGCGCTGCAGATCCGGGGCGACTTCGACGCCGCGATCGCCGGGTTCGGCAGGCTCGCCGCGGACCGGGAAGACCTGGTGGCGGGGCTCGCCTGGCGGTACGGGCTCGTGCACTATCTGCGCGGCGAGCCCCGGGCGGCCCTCGACATCTTCCGGCGTGGTCGCCTCGACGCCCACCCGTCCACCGACAACGTGCGCCTGCTGGCGTGGGCCGCCGCCGCGTACTGGACGACCGGGGATGCCGGCGCGTGTCGGGACCACGCCCGCCGGGCGCTGGCCGCTGCGGTCGAGGTCGGCGGCGACGACGCGCTCGCCGCCGCGCACGCGGCGCTGGCGCTGGAGGCCAAGCTGCGCGGTGACCGGCCGGCCGCCGACGAGCACCACGAGAAGGCGCTCCGGGCCGCCGAGGCGGCCCACGACACCGTGCAGGTGACCCGCATCCGCGCCAACCGCGCGTCCGCGCTGGTGGGCGAGGGCCGCTACGCCGAGGCGCTGGATCAGTTGCGACCCGCGGTGGAGCTGGCCGAGGCCAGCGGCTACAGCGCGATGCTCGCGCTGGCGCTCTGCAACGAGGGCACCGCGTACTTCCATCTCGGGCAGCTGGCCGAGGCGACGGCGTGCTACGAGCGGGCGGTGCCGATCCTGCAACGGATGGGATCGCACAAGGTGGCGTACGCCCTGGTGGGTCTGGGGGAGGTCCACGCGCTGCGGGGCCGCGCCAGCCTGGCCCGGGCCGCCTACGAGGAGGCGCTGCGGGCCAGCGAGCCGGTCGACGACCAGCAGGCCCGGGTGCCGGCGCTCGCCGGTCTGGCCCGGGTGCTCGCCGCCGAGCACGCCGGCACGGCGATCGCCATGGCCGAGCGGGCCGTCGACCTGGAACGCGGGCCGGACTCCGCCACCGCCCGGCTCGCGCTCGGCTGGGTGGCGCTGGAGACCGGCGACCAGGCACGGGCCGCCGAGGTGGCGTTGACGGCGTCCGACGCGGCCCGCCGGCATCGCGACCGTGCGGCGCTGGCCGAGGCGCTGGAGTTGCGCGGTGCCGCCGCGACCGACCCGGACGACACCCGCCGCTCGTGGCGGGAGGCGACGGCGATCCTGCGGGACATCGGGGCGCGGGTGGCCACGGATCGGATCGCGGTGCTGCTCGGTCGGCTGCCCGGTGCGGACCCGTCGGAGCGCCTCGGGGCTCACCTGGCCACCGACCGGCTGGCCGCGGTCGGGGTACCGCCGCCCGACCTGCGGCCCGCCGGCCCACGGGCGCGCATCGGCACCCTCGGCCGGTTCGAGCTGCACCTGGACGGCACGGCGGTCCCGGCCACGGCGTGGCAGTCGCGCAAGGCGCGGGATCTGCTTCGCATCCTCGCGGCCCGGCGTGGTCGGGCGATCTCCCGGGAACAGCTCGGCGAGCTGCTCTGGCCCGGCCAGGACCCGAGCCGGGTCGGTCACCGGTTGTCCGTGGCGCTGTCCACCCTCCGCGCCGTGCTCGATCCCGATCGCCGCACACCGACGGACCATTTCGTCGTCGCGGCCCACACGAGCCTGGCCCTCGACGTCGCTCACGCGGAACTCGACGTGGAGGAGTTCCTGACCGAGGCGGCGCACGGGCTCCACCTCGCCGAGCGGGGTGAGGCCGAGGAGGCGCGGGCCATCCTGCTGCTGGCCGAGCGGCGCTACCGGGGTGACTTCCTGGCGGACGAACCGTACGACGACTGGGCTCAGCCGACCCGCGACCAGGCGCGCCGGGTCTATCTACGGGTGGTGCGCGAGCTGGCCTCGCTGGCCCGCGGCCGAGGCCAGGTCGACGAGACGGTCCGCCTGCTCGGGCGGGCCCTGGAACTGGAGCCCTACGACGAGGGGGTGCACGGCGAGTTCGTCGGCACGCTGGTGGCCGCGGGCCGGCACGGCGAGGCCGGTCAGGCGTACCGGCGCTACGTCGAGGCGATGCACGCGATCGGGGTGCGACCGCGAGCCCGCAACGAGCTGACCGAAGCGCCGCGCTGA
- a CDS encoding DUF1440 domain-containing protein produces MRSGIRGVLAAMAMSGLRQATTSLNLVQSSPPKSVMEKLAPGLLDRLPRDRHPAALAVAHWGYGLGAGLAFGALPTRLRHRIWVGPLYGMTLLLGFHAAIAPALGIDRRLTDWHEQLALIADHLLYGIVVAGFPMPHRD; encoded by the coding sequence ATGAGGAGCGGCATCCGGGGTGTCCTCGCCGCGATGGCGATGTCCGGGCTTCGGCAGGCCACCACGTCCCTGAACCTGGTCCAGAGTTCGCCGCCCAAGTCGGTGATGGAGAAGCTGGCGCCCGGACTGCTCGACCGGCTGCCCCGCGACCGGCATCCGGCGGCGCTGGCGGTGGCGCACTGGGGCTACGGGCTCGGGGCCGGGCTGGCCTTCGGCGCACTCCCGACGCGCCTGCGTCATCGGATCTGGGTGGGCCCGCTCTACGGTATGACGCTGCTGCTCGGCTTCCACGCCGCCATCGCGCCGGCCCTGGGTATCGACCGGCGGCTCACCGACTGGCACGAACAGCTGGCGCTGATCGCCGATCATCTGCTGTACGGCATCGTGGTGGCGGGCTTCCCGATGCCCCACCGCGACTGA